The following proteins are co-located in the Candidatus Eisenbacteria bacterium genome:
- a CDS encoding ECF-type sigma factor, with the protein MTELLLALQDGNRAALDDLVPLIYDELRVIARRKLRGERAGHTLTTTALVHEAYLKLVRLDQIQWQSRAHFLSIAARAMRHVLVNHALRRKRGKRGGGAAHLPLKDGSAGLPVAELDRILELDAALERLAGFNPRHARIVECRFFAGMTIEETAAALDISPATAKRDWTLLRAWLVRELDEGR; encoded by the coding sequence GTGACAGAGCTTCTGCTGGCCTTGCAGGACGGCAACCGCGCCGCGCTCGACGACCTCGTCCCGCTCATCTACGACGAGCTTCGCGTCATCGCCCGGCGGAAGCTCCGGGGGGAGAGGGCCGGGCACACCCTCACGACGACGGCCTTGGTCCACGAGGCGTACCTGAAGCTGGTGCGCCTGGACCAAATCCAGTGGCAATCCCGTGCCCACTTTCTCTCCATTGCGGCTCGAGCGATGCGCCACGTGCTCGTGAACCACGCACTCCGGCGAAAGCGCGGGAAGCGCGGTGGCGGCGCAGCACATCTTCCTCTGAAGGACGGGAGCGCCGGTCTGCCCGTCGCCGAGTTGGATCGCATCCTCGAGCTGGACGCTGCCCTCGAAAGGCTCGCGGGCTTCAACCCGCGGCACGCCCGGATCGTGGAGTGCCGTTTCTTCGCCGGCATGACGATCGAGGAAACGGCCGCCGCACTCGATATCTCACCGGCCACGGCGAAGCGGGACTGGACGCTCCTGCGCGCCTGGCTCGTGCGCGAGCTGGATGAGGGCCGATGA